CAATGCTGTGGAAAAAGCGCTCGCTGACTATATCGCGGAGTACACCGACTCGATTGAGGTGGGTGAGGCGATGGAGGTAGTTGGGCGCGCACTAGGTTGGGAAAATCTGCGAATTGGAGATAATTTCGGTGATTACGCTGATTTTATTGCCAAGGGCAAATCGCGAATTCGGCTAGTGCCTACTGGACAGTTCATCTGGCGAACGCAGACGTGGTTATGGTGGCTGGCATTGTATATCCCCTGGCGGATTATCCGCCGACTCATGGAGAACGTTGAAGGACTCTCGTTTATCTGGGATAGCATATTTCTCGGGGTGCTTGTTCCCGTCGGATTATGTCTGTACTTTGCAACCACACTTGCCAATAAGTATAAGGAAAAGTCGGAGCCCCGGGTGGTGGAGACTGCTCAATATCCTGCTCTGCACGACGCATTACGGCCGATACGGTGGGTATCGGTAGTCGAAGAATTTCAGTTGGCGCTGATGATGGCGCGCGGCGTGCCGGGTGATGTATCCCTTTACTTTGCGACTCACGACGAGCCACTTGCGTTCACCGAGGAAGTCCTCGACTATGAGCCGTTGCGTGTCGATGCCGCCACGGCGATGGGGATGAAGACGTACGAGTCGGAGCCTGCGGGGCAGCGTACTGGTGCAGCCGAATTACTCGCGGATATTAGCGTTGAACGCGCAGAGCCTATCGACAGTGATGCAGGCCGGTTGGCGTTGTTGGTATGGGATCGTCTGGACCGGCCTGCGATCCTTGAGCAGTACCTGTAAGTTGCTGCTAAAACCAGGTGGCCGGACGCACTGAGTTCGCCATATCAACCAGCTGATACCGGTGGCGGGGAAATGGTGCTTGGCGGGCGAGTGCCCGCAAGCCATCGGCAAGGCCAAGCTGTAGGCCGCGATGGGTGAATGGAAACCCGAGCAGATCGTTCACCGATGCGGCTGCTTGCAGATGGTGGGCGCGGAGCCACTTCAAGGCGGCGTATTGGATGGCTACATGAATCTGTAGCAGGCGCGGCTCATTGGTGGGGATCGCTTCCAGACGCCGGGCGGCACGCCGAATGCGGGATTCGGTGAGTTGTTCCGCAGGCCCTGACACCAGCAACACAATAGTGGTTAACTGTGCCATGCGATGATGCCGGGAGGCTTGCGGTACCCGGTCTAAGGCGGCAACCGCTAACTCGACTTGACCTTCCGCGTTGAGTTGGCGGGCAAGCCCAAACGCGGAAGACACTGTGGCAGGATTCGTTGCCCACACCAGGCCGTAGAGCCGCAGCGAGTGGAAGCGTAACGCGACCGGGTTGGCGGTGAGATGTGTCCACCGCTCCCCGAGGATATCCATGGTCGACTGGTCAATATCTTCCAAGGTGGTGCCGGGACGGTTACACAGGCGAGTGTTTTCCTCCCCGAGTAACCCGGTGGTGTGATTGCCTTGGGCTTGCAGCATGAGCTCGTCGACGGCCGCAAGTGCCAACTTCGGTGCAGCTTCACCAGGCAAAATGTTGAGCACATTATTAAAGTGCACCTGCGCTGCTGAATAGTCTTCGAGCAGGAGATGGGTCACCCCGGAATACCATTGATGACGCCAGTCGTCACCGAGGGTGGCTTCTAAGGTTTTCAGCCACGATTGCGCTTGCAGGGTGAGCCCTAAGTCGAGCAGTGCTCGCACCACGCCCAGAGGGATTTCTGCTGATGTTTGATATTCCTCGGCTTGCATCGCTTGCCGCATGGTCTCAAGGGCCTCGGAGGGTTCCGCATAAGATGACCCCTGCAGCAGACTGGCGCCAACGTCGGTGCGGTCAATGAGCGGGACAGGAAGGGCAGCAACAACCTCCGGGGGTGTGATGCGCACCTGCCGGGAAATCCCGTCGATGAGCTGGTCGGTACGAAACACTGCATGTTTCGTGCCAAAGGTGGTACGTTGCGGTGAAAACAGGGAATGCTGTGCGGGGAAGTGTTTCCCATCCCGAACCGCGAGGATCTCCCGCAGCACCCCGTAGAGCTGGGTGGCGAATTGGCGAATATCTGGGAAACGGACTTGCGGATCAGGGTTGGTTGCTCGCAGCAGCAGCCGGTAGAAGGATAAGTATTCCCGCAGCAGTGGCATCTCTGTTGGTAGCGGCAGGCGTTGCTCATACACCCCATCGATAAGCGGAATCGGCAAGGTGAGCACGGCAAGGGTGCGCCCAATAGAGTAAATATCTGACCGAACCGACGGGCCTTCCGTGGCCACTTCGGGGGCTTGGAAGCCTTTCGTGCCATAAATATAGCCGTAGGCGCCGATCCCGCTCACTGCGCCCAAGTCGATAAGTTTCACCTGGTCTTCGGTGACAATAATATTATCCGGTTTGAAATCGTTATAGACCACACCGCGGGAGTGCAGATAGTCAATAGCCGGCAGCACCTCGAGCAGATAGCCGATGGCTAAGGTGACATCCAACACCCCGTCGGGGCTGTCTTTTTTCCGATCCTTCAACGACGGGCCGCCGACATATTCCATAACAATATATTCAGCTTCATGGTTATGGTCGTCGATAAAGTTGAAGATTTTTACAATCTGCGGATGGGTGATATCGGACAGGAAGTCTTTTTCTACTTCGGCAATAGCTTTCGACTGCGGCGAGTCGGCGGTGAACATCCCCTTGAGCACCACCCAGCGGCCAGACACATTTTGGTCTTTCGCTAAATAGATCCAGCCCATGCCGCCGTGGGCGATCACCCCACACACTTCATACTGGTTGGCGACAATATCGCCCGGCTGCAGGGTAGGGGCGGCGACACCGCGGGCAATATCGTCCGCTGGATCGATGAGTGCTTCCATCGGTTCAGGAAGCTCAATAAACGGTAGCTCCACCATGCCGTCGGCGATCAGCCGGCCAAAGCGTTCATTGCGGCGGGAAGATTTAAACGTCGATAAGGCTTGCTGGCGGGATTGTTGGGAAGGATCATGCGGGTTTTCCGCGCCCTGCTGATGCAGCTGGGACAGATCTTCAAGGAGGGCTTGAATATCGGATTCGGCGATGAGCGCTTTGCCCCCCACTCGTCCCCGCCGGGGTGGGGTTGCGGAAGTTGCGGCAGGACTGGGGAGTTGGCTGGCGGCAGCAACCCCAATCGGATAGCCGAAATCGTCGCTGGTATCGTCGTCTTCTTCAAATGGGTTAAATGCCACAGCAGTCGTTGCGGCGGGTTGTACTTCGTTGGTGGAAGAATGCTCCCGATTGGTGTGGCCGGGCACATAGTCTTCGTGGGCAGTGGGGCTGGTGGCGGTGCCCGCTTGGTCGCTGGCAGTGCCACTTCCCCCACGGGCAAGATCGGCTATATCCAGGCTTGGTGACTCAGGCGCAGTGCTGGTCTGAGGGTGTTGGTCGTTGCCGTCTTGGCTGCCGTGCATGCTGTGTGCGTGTGCTTCGCCATTGTCCTTGTCATCTTCGTCTTCATCATCGTCGTCGGCGAAGGGGTCGAAGAGTACTGCCGCGGTTGCCGCAGGATCACTTGCCGGCTGTGTGTCAGTGTCTGGGGTGGGGTGTGTCCCGGTGGTGGCATGTGACGCGGTGGTGTTGGCATCGTCATCGTCGGCGAAAGGATCAAACAGCACCGCTTCAGTGGCGACCGGCTCTGCAGGATCGGCAGGGTGCCGCTGGGGTGTGCTGGCAGGGTCATGGGCGGCGGCCGTCATCGGTGGCTGTCCTTTTCATCGGTGGCATCCGGGGATGATGTCCGGGCAGGTGATGCTGCCCGGTGGGAAACCTGTGCTGCGCGCTCGTCAGCAGGCTGCGGCTCAGGGGCGGCTGGCAGATGTGCCTCTGCTTCGCGATACACCGGTGCTGGCAGCGGAGAAACCACAAAATACTCCCCAAACCAGGTGTTTGCTAACGCTGCTAACGTTCCCTCCCGGCGCATTCGTTCAATCGTCGCATTGACTTGGGCGATCAGCCCCTCGACTTCCGGGGAGGACGATGCGGGAAACGCGGCCCCGTAAAACTCTTCCGTTACCGGGGTGCCCACAATATGGGTGTGCGGATCTTGGGCGGCCAAACCGGCAAGCACCGTATCATCGGCAAATATTGCATCGGCCTGCGACTGTTGCATTGCCACTAAACAGTCCGCCCAATTGTTGGTCATCAGGAGGGGAAACACTTCCCGTGCCGTGCGGGCGAGCAGTGCCGGGGTGGAATCGTTGCGAACACACACCCGGGTATCGCCCAGGGAATCAGGGTCAGTAATCGGGGAGCTTTTCGGCACCAGCAGGCGCGTGTTGCTGCGCAGATACGGTGCCGAAAACGATAGTGCTGTTTCCCGCTGAGGGGTGATTGATAAGGAACGGAACACCATGTCGATGCTGCCGGCGGCAAGCTGCTCCCGCCAGCTGGAAGCATCCACAAAGCGGAATTCCACCGCGCCAGGGTCACCGAAAATATCGCGCGCAATCTCGTGGGCAATATCGATCTCAAAGCCGGTGAGTTCCCCGGTTGCCGGGTTGCGATAGGACAAGAGATATTGGCCGGCTTGCACCCCGATAATGATGCGGCCGCGCCGCACAATCTGCGGAACTCGCTGTTGTGGGGTGAAATCCCCGGGGGCTATGCTGCGCCCCTGGTAGCCGGTTTGTTCTGCCAGCGCCTGCCAGTCCCGATCATTGGTGGTGTCGCCGTGCAGCAGCCCGGCGGTGCCGGTTCGTGCCCCCGGTGGCAGGGGGATAAAGTCCGTGTCTGGGCGGTTCTGCAGATCAATCGGTGGGGTGTTGGGTTGCGTGGTGGTGGGATCGTGTCGAAATGTTGGCACCGCAAGAGGGGGTGTGGTGGTCTGTCCACAGCCGGCCACGGCAACACTGATCCCGGTGAGAACTGCAAGTAGTTGTCGTGTGCGGCGGTGACATCCCACCGACTGGGGGCATGCTGCTATCGGGGCGGCTGGCGGGTTGAGGGGAAGGATCGACATGGCGGCTACACATACTCCTGCAGGCGTGCCCGCATTCCCAACGCCACTGCAAGCATGGCAGCGATCGTGGCAATGGTGACGATCGTGGACAGTAACGTGTTGGCGGCCAGCCCCCCGGTGAGATAGTCCTGCATCACCGACCGGGCGCCGGTGATCAGTCTGGCTAAGTCCGCATCAAGCTGGGCATAGGATTCTGCGGCGGTAGTTTGCTGTGCCCGGGTAGTGTCCACCGGTGCGTCGAGCAGCAGCCGCGAGTCGATAGTGTCCGGGGTGAGGATAACCGCCGGGGCGCTTTCCACATTTTGCGGCAAAGCGATTGCGGCGGCAGCCGCAAAATCGCCCCGCTGTTCGGCGGCGACAATCTGCCGGTGGGCGTCTTCCCAGGCGCTGAGATGCGCCCGGGCGGCGGCAATCGCCGGATTCGGGGAATTGTGGGCGGTGGCCTGTTCAGTGTGATCCAAGGCGCGCGCCACCGTATCGGTAGCATCACTAAACCCGTCTGAGCCGCTGGCCGACACTTCCCGGGAAATGAGCGCTAAGGTTTCATCGGTTCTTGCTTGCTGGGCAACAATCCGCGCCTCTGTGAGGGTTGCTAAGGGGGAGGCCGCCTCGGTGAAACCACGCTCCCCGGCATACCACAACACCCCGGAGGCGCCAGCGGTCCACAACAGTGCAAAACCCATGCAAACAGTGGCTGTGAGCAGGCCTTTATTGAGTCGGCGGCGAGTGACCCGCCACAACCAAATTTGTGCCATCACCAACACTATAAGAGCAGCCAACTGCCCGGAAAGCGGCACCCATTGCGGTTCGGTTAATGCTGTTTGTTGGGTGGCCACCTCCCCTGCGGTGAGCTGAAACAGGGTGGCTGCCGCGGGCAAAATATCTTGCCGCATCATCTCGTTGGCTTCGCCAAGATAGGCACTGCCAACCGGGTTGCCGGCACGGGCATTTGCCCGGGCTGTTTCCACCAGCCCGGAATAGATCGGCAACTGTGACTCGATTTGGCGGATCGCCGCCACCGCATCCTCTGATCCGGTTTGCGGCAGCCCGGAAGCCGCCTCGACGGCGGCACCGGCTGCCCGCTGCAGCGAAGCAAGATAACGTCCCCGGGATAGTCGATCATCACCCTGTGGATTCGCAAACCCGGTTGTTGCCGCCGTATCCGCCGCCGACAGCGACGTGTAGAGATTATGTGCCGCAAACGACACTGGTTCTGTGGCAGCAATCAAGGTGCGTAACTGTTGCTGCCTGGTGGCGGAGGACTGCGCCGCCGAAAAACCGGCCGCCCCAATCGCCAACAACACCACCAAGGTCACCGCAGTCATGACCCCCGGCGGGGTGGCAACAAAGGCGGCGAGTCGACGGCCCAGCAGCAGCGGCTGGGCAAACGTGGAAGCCAACGCCTGGAGCAGCGGATGCCGTGGACTGCGGGGCTGCTGCAATGATCCATCAATCCAGGACTCGTCATCGCTGTGACCCCGGGGATCATGCACAACCGAAGGCGGCGCGAAGGCAGGCTGCCCGTCGCGTTTTCCACCCTGGCCAAAGACATTCACACGCCCAATCGTAGAGCATCGACAACCCCAGTCACCAGCAAAACCGCTAAACCACACCCGTCACACCAGTGCGCAGGAGTCACACTTGTGCTCGTGCTGCCCACACCAGCACCGGCCAAGTAGGATCGACTACACACCCCACATCACCCACACCACCAGCACCCACCCAACCCACCTGCAGCACCCCACACTAGTGCCCGCTGACACTACCCGGGGCAAGCAACGAAAAAAGCGCAGCGAAACGAATATCAAGCCCAGCGCAACGAACGGGAAACCTTAATGAAGGAAAACCAATTGCGCAGCCTAAGACAAAAAGCACCGTGAGTGCACCGAAAAGAAGTAAGTGCGGGGAAAAGAACAGGGAGGAAATGATGCACACCACCGGTCATGACGGCGACGGCTGGGCGGCAGGGCCAGGCGGCACCACACGCTGGGGTCGCTACGGTGCCGCCGGCCTACTGCTAGTAGTCCCCGTTGATACAGCTCCCCACCACCCAGCGCCCGATCGCCGCGAACCCCTCGTCCTGTTGCAACACCGCTCACCCCACACGGCCAGCGGTGACACTTGGGGGCTCCCCGGTGGGGCACGCAATAGTGACGAAGACGTG
The Corynebacterium choanae DNA segment above includes these coding regions:
- a CDS encoding transporter substrate-binding domain-containing protein yields the protein MSILPLNPPAAPIAACPQSVGCHRRTRQLLAVLTGISVAVAGCGQTTTPPLAVPTFRHDPTTTQPNTPPIDLQNRPDTDFIPLPPGARTGTAGLLHGDTTNDRDWQALAEQTGYQGRSIAPGDFTPQQRVPQIVRRGRIIIGVQAGQYLLSYRNPATGELTGFEIDIAHEIARDIFGDPGAVEFRFVDASSWREQLAAGSIDMVFRSLSITPQRETALSFSAPYLRSNTRLLVPKSSPITDPDSLGDTRVCVRNDSTPALLARTAREVFPLLMTNNWADCLVAMQQSQADAIFADDTVLAGLAAQDPHTHIVGTPVTEEFYGAAFPASSSPEVEGLIAQVNATIERMRREGTLAALANTWFGEYFVVSPLPAPVYREAEAHLPAAPEPQPADERAAQVSHRAASPARTSSPDATDEKDSHR
- a CDS encoding serine/threonine protein kinase, translating into MTAAAHDPASTPQRHPADPAEPVATEAVLFDPFADDDDANTTASHATTGTHPTPDTDTQPASDPAATAAVLFDPFADDDDEDEDDKDNGEAHAHSMHGSQDGNDQHPQTSTAPESPSLDIADLARGGSGTASDQAGTATSPTAHEDYVPGHTNREHSSTNEVQPAATTAVAFNPFEEDDDTSDDFGYPIGVAAASQLPSPAATSATPPRRGRVGGKALIAESDIQALLEDLSQLHQQGAENPHDPSQQSRQQALSTFKSSRRNERFGRLIADGMVELPFIELPEPMEALIDPADDIARGVAAPTLQPGDIVANQYEVCGVIAHGGMGWIYLAKDQNVSGRWVVLKGMFTADSPQSKAIAEVEKDFLSDITHPQIVKIFNFIDDHNHEAEYIVMEYVGGPSLKDRKKDSPDGVLDVTLAIGYLLEVLPAIDYLHSRGVVYNDFKPDNIIVTEDQVKLIDLGAVSGIGAYGYIYGTKGFQAPEVATEGPSVRSDIYSIGRTLAVLTLPIPLIDGVYEQRLPLPTEMPLLREYLSFYRLLLRATNPDPQVRFPDIRQFATQLYGVLREILAVRDGKHFPAQHSLFSPQRTTFGTKHAVFRTDQLIDGISRQVRITPPEVVAALPVPLIDRTDVGASLLQGSSYAEPSEALETMRQAMQAEEYQTSAEIPLGVVRALLDLGLTLQAQSWLKTLEATLGDDWRHQWYSGVTHLLLEDYSAAQVHFNNVLNILPGEAAPKLALAAVDELMLQAQGNHTTGLLGEENTRLCNRPGTTLEDIDQSTMDILGERWTHLTANPVALRFHSLRLYGLVWATNPATVSSAFGLARQLNAEGQVELAVAALDRVPQASRHHRMAQLTTIVLLVSGPAEQLTESRIRRAARRLEAIPTNEPRLLQIHVAIQYAALKWLRAHHLQAAASVNDLLGFPFTHRGLQLGLADGLRALARQAPFPRHRYQLVDMANSVRPATWF